CGATTTCGACGCCTACGTCGTCGTTGCCTGCCCAAGGGTTCCGATAGACGACTACGAGAACTGGAGGAAGCCGGTGCTGACACCGACAGAGGTGGAGATAGTGCTGGGCCTCCGCGAGGACTACGCCTTCGATGAGATACTCGGTGGGAAGCGTGAGATCGACGAACCCGTAGGAATGGCTCTTCACGGGGTGAGAGGTTGAGGAAAAAGCATCTGGCCATTACCCTCTCAAGGCTGGAGGGATTTAGAAACCCGAAACCCGAACTTGAACAGTACAGGACGCCGGGAAACGTTGCGGCGGAACTCCTCTGGCTGGCCCACTCCAGGGGGGACATCGAAGATAGGGTCGTGGCGGACCTCGGCGCTGGAACGGGGGTGTTAACAGTCGGTGCCTGTATCCTTGGGGCGGAGAGGGTCTACGCTGTTGAAATCGATCGCAATGCCATCGATGTTCTTCTCGGCAACCTGGAGTCCCTTGGCCTTGCGGACTGTGTCGAGGTGGTGCACTCCGACGTCTCGGAGTTCTCCGGCAGTGTGGACACCGTCGTTATGAACCCCCCGTTTGGGAGCCAGAACCCTCACGCGGACAGGCCGTTTCTGATAAAGGCCTTTGAGGTAAGCGACGTTGTTTACTCCATCCACCTGGCCAAGCCGGATGTCAGACGCTTCATCGAGGCGTTTGTTAGAGACTTCAATTTTTCGATAACACATAGAGTAACTCTTCCTTTTGAGATTCCAGCACAGTTCTTCTTCCACCGGAAGAAGCTGGAGAGGATCTCCGTCGATGTGTATCGGTTCCAACGTGTGTAAAGCGAAAACAATATATTGGATGAAGTTCAATATCTCGTGGGTAGAATGAGGGGTGGAGCCCATGGATCAAATTAGGGAACTAGTAATGTCCTGGCGGGCGATGGATGTAATAGATATCGCCAACGGAGACGAATACGTGGTCACATCTCTCCTCCGACTTCTGGAAGATGAGGACACCACCACTCGTCTGCGGGCACTTACAGCCCTTGGGGAACTCCTCAAGGATCCTGATGGTAAGACAAAGTCCGCGGTGCTGAGAAACGGCTTCAACCGTTTAGTGGCCCTTCTGGGGGACAAGGACAGCAGGATCGTGTCAAGAACGCTGGAGGTTCTCCTCAGGCTTCTCGATGGGATGCAGATAGACGAGATAAAGCTTCTGACGCTGATAGACGCCTCGGTTCCTGTGGCGGAAAGAGGGGACACTTTCATATATCTGTCGCTCCTCGATCTGTTCCGCAAACTCCAGATGCCCCCGTTGAGCTGGAGAAGCAGGGCCAGGATAGACGGGCTTCTCAATGCGGACAACATGTACGTGCGGGGTCTTGGCATGCGCCTCTTCCTCAACTCCGGAAATCTCGACGGAAGGAGTGAGGCGGTGCTGGAGTGCATCACCGACCTCCTGACCAGTAATAACGTCCTGCTCATTGAGGCAGGATTGGACTTTCTGGAGGAAGTTCTTGCATTCCATCTCTCCGCCGACATGATGAGGCGCCTCGTGAGTTTCTTGAATGTTCTTAAAAACATTGAAAACGGCGCCGAGAATATTCTCATTCGCTCCAGAGCCTCCAACGTGAGAACCGAAGTGGAGAAGGTGCTGTTTTCGTATTACCGCTCCAGAAAGGAGGAAGCGTTGGGGGTGATAAAAGAGCTTCTTCTTGAAAAGCGCGTTGAGGAGGCTCTTAACCTGGCGTTGATACTCGGAGGAGCTTCACTCCTCCTGAGCCTGTGGGCGAGGGAGGATGATGGTCTTGATCCAACGCTGATGGAGCTGCTCATGCCGTCCAGGACGCCCTAACTTCAGATGATCAGAAAGCGAAAGCGATATATGTCAAGTTGGTTATACTACATATTGTGCCGTTCGAAAGGGTTATTCCGTCCAAGGATGAACTGCGCGAAATGGTGCTCTCGTGGCAGATAAAGGAGGCCGTTAGGCTGGCCCTGGAGGACAGCGACGTTCTTCTAATGCTTCTGGATTTAGTTAGGGAAGACGATGTGAATACAAAGGTCCGAGCACTGCTTGCCCTCTACGAAGTTCTGAAGAAAGGAAACGAGGAGACGAGGCTTCTTGTGATAAACAACGGCTTTGATGCTGTGATCTCCTCACTAAAGTCAAAAGAGCCCCGCCTCGTAACGAAATCCCTGAAGGTTCTCTCTGCGCTGGCGGAGGGCTTTCCCCTGAGGAAGGAAGAGTTCCTGGAGCTTGTGGACATACTGGTTGAGCTGGTGAAAGACCCGGAGATGGAGTTTGCATCACTTGAGATGGCGGAACTGGTCACAAAACTCACAGTTGCTCATCCTTCCCCGGCGGTTCGTTCCAAGGTCACTTGGCTGCTCTCCCAGGACAACCCTCGTCTCAGGGGTATGGGGCTGAGGCTTCTGCTCAACATCTTCGTGTTTACGGGAGACACCAAAAGCTTTGAAACGCTCTTGGAGGAGGCATCGGAGCTCCTCTTGAGTGACGACGACATTCTGGTGGATTTCGTCCTTGACGTGCTCTCCGAGGCACTTCAGGGGGATGTCCCTGATGATGCGATCAAGGTGCTCCCCAGGGTTCTTTCGAGGGTTAAGAGGGTTGCCGCCCGGAGCGATGACTTCTTTATGAGGTCAAAGGCGAAAAAAGTAACACGTAGAGTGGAGGAAGCGCTCTATAATTACTACCGCTCCAGACCAGATGAGGCTAAAAACGTCCTTCACAGGCTCGTGTTGAACGGGGAGTACGCCATGGCAAGGGATCTGGCCATCTCAATCGGCGATGAGTTCCTCCTGAAATGGCTCTCAAAGACCCTGGAGAGGGAGGGGGTTGAGGATTTCACACCCAGGTTTCAGGTCGTTGGCGGTCCAAGCGGCGGCCCCGCGGGAGTCGTGGAGTTCTCGCCTCCGGCCCCACAGGGACGGCACGAAAAATCCGTGGAGGTCACTGTAAATGAGGTTTCCGACGGGGGTTCACTGCCGCCCCTTGAGAGGGTGCTGGAAGATGGGGACGCGGAGGGGCTGTTTAATATCCTCCGCTCACGGCCGGATTCCGTTCGGGAGATTGAGGACACCATTCGTTCTGGAGACCCCGGAAAGAGGTCGAACGCCATTTGGACACTCTCAAGGCTTGCTGGCAGGATGAACAACGGGGAGTTTGAACTGCTGTATCCCCTTATCCCCGCGCTCTTTGACGTCGTGAGTTCCGGAAACCCCTGGGAGAGAAACAAAGGGGCAAAAATCCTCGCTATCCTTGCTTCAAAAGGAGGCAGGAGGGACATCCTTGAGAGAATGCTCTCCCTGCTTGCGGAGAGCCCAGTCCCCGCGCTGGAGTTCTTCAGCTATTACTTCGTATACACCTGGGATGAGGACGCGGTGTCCAGGGTGCTGGAGTTCCTGAAGGGCGCCCTTTCAAACCCTGAGCTCAGGTTTTTTGCCCTCATGGTTCTCGACGCGATAACAATGTGGGGAATACGCCCTGAAATAGACAGGGAAACCTTTCTGCCCATTCTTGAGAACCTTATTAACTCGGACGAGGATGAGATACGTAAGGTCACTGTCAGGATAATGGAAAGGTTCAAAACTGCGTGAATCCAGCTGACAGGGGGGAGACGATTTGGGAAAGCTCAAGCTCAGCGACAGACAGCTCTACGCGCTCATAGAGGCAATCAAGCTCGGAGAAGAAGTTAAGCCGAGCCAGGGGGCGAAGAGAAGGGCCTTTGCCAGGTACAAAATCGACGGCTGGGAGAACTCCAAGCTGACGGGGATATTCTACTCCATCCAGCGGAGACTCGGGCTTATAGACGAGGTCATCGAGGAGCTTGTTGGGGTCTCCCCGCTGATACTCGATCCGTGGCTGAGGGCGACACTGAGGGTGGCCATCGAGGTGGCGGTCTTCCGCGACCCAAGCGAGAGGACGAGGCAGCACCTTAAAGGGCTCGCCCAGTTTCTGTCCAGGAAGACTCACCCCTACGTTGGTTATTACTACTACGACCTCCTGCCAAGGGTTCTCGAATACGTTCCGGTTATCGATACCGAGGAGAAGCGCCTCAAGTGGGACTACCTCTTTCCCGAGTGGTTCATAGGGAAGGTGAGGGAACTGGTAGGGGACGAGGCGGAAGACCTCCTGAGGGCGCTCAACGAGACCCTTCCGACGAGCATCAGGGTCAACCTCCTGAAGAGCAGCGTTGGGGAAGTTGAGGACTATCTGATGAAAAAGGACGTCCGCTTCGAGAGGAGCACGAGAGTGGAAACGATCATCAGGATTCTTGATCCGTTCAACCCGGAATGGCTCCTCAACAAGGGCTACGCCATAGCCCAGGAGGAGGCAGCGGCGGTGGCCTCGCTCGTCCTCTCCCCAAAGCCTGGAGAGACTGTGGTGGATCTCGCGGCAGCCCCTGGCGGGAAGACGAGTCACATGGCCGAGTTGATGAACAACGAGGGTAAAATCTACGCCTTCGACGTGGATAAGGCCAGAATAAAGCGCATGAACGAGGTGCTCAGACGCACTGGTGTGGAGATAGCCGAGACGATAAGGGCTGACGGGAGAAGGGCCCCTGCTATGCTGGGGGAGGAGATCGCAGATAGGGTGATGCTCGACGCCCCGTGCACGAGCGACGGGACGATAGCGAAAAACCCCGAGCTGAGGTGGCGTCTGCGTGAGAAGAACATTCCCCGGGTGGTGAAGCTCCAGAGGAAGTTAATCGAGAGCGCCTGGAGGCTTCTCAGGCCCGGCGGCAGGATGCTCTACTCCACATGCTCGATGTTCCGTGAGGAGAACGAAGGAGTTGTGGAGTGGTTCCTGAAGGGACACCCCGACGCGAGGCTCGTGCCCCTGGAGGGCCCCTACGATGGGGGCTTTCTGCCGGGGACTATGAGGGCGTGGCCCCACAGGCATAAAACGATAGGATTTTTCTATGCGCTGATAGAAAAGGGGCAGTAATCCAACATGTTTGAATACAAGCTCATACAACAATTAACAGAGGGGACTTGCATAATATGGGGGTTTAACGCAATGTTCATAATGATAGTAGGCTTAACGTCTTGATATAAATCTAAGAAAAACTTTTCTATTTTCAAGGTTTTAATACAGTTGAGTTTACGAAGCCCTATTCTGGGGTTTTTCGTAAGCTCACGCGAAATGGAGGTGGGGTTATGAGGAGAGCCGCTCTCCTCTGCGTGTTCTTGGTTCTTTTTTCATGGCTGCCTGACGTAGACTACGCACTGGGTGGTGCCGGAGAGGAAATACCGTTCTGGAAGGATGGAATGCTCATAAAAGACGAGGAAATAATCATCGGTGACAGGGCTGACAAGTTTCTGATTTACGAAAACGCGAGCGGACACCTGCTCTACAGCTTTGGAAAAGACTACGAAATCTGGGACGAGATAACGGCGGGAGACATCAACGGGGACGGAAAGGCTGAGATAATACACGGGGAGACAGACCCGGATTACATTCACGTGTTCACGAAGGAGGGTGTGGAACTGGCAAGGAGGGGTTTTGGAGACTGGCAGGGTGGCGACGACTTAGCTACTGGGGACGTTGACGGGGACGGAAAGGACGAGGTTATATTCGCCGACAAGAGCAGCGACTGGATAAACGCCCTCTCGGAGACCCTGGAGACGGAGAAGAGGTTTCAGGTTAAAGACTTCAGTGACGGCGATGCCATAGGGGCGGGGGACTTTGACGGAGACGGCATCGACGAGGTGGTTCACGCGGACCACAGCGAGAACCTCATCACGATATACGATATGGACGCCAACGTGAAGGGGCGCTTCTCGACCGATGACTACTTCGACCTCACCGGAAGGGATGAGATAGCAACCGGCGATGTTAACCTCGACGGCGTTGACGAGCTCATAGTGGCCACCCAGGATAGAGGAAACGACGGGGAATCCACTGGAATCCACGTTTTTGCCTTCAAAAAGGAGATGGGACAGTATAAACAGCAGGAGATTGCCTACTTC
This genomic interval from Thermococcus sp. contains the following:
- a CDS encoding RsmB/NOP family class I SAM-dependent RNA methyltransferase, whose translation is MGKLKLSDRQLYALIEAIKLGEEVKPSQGAKRRAFARYKIDGWENSKLTGIFYSIQRRLGLIDEVIEELVGVSPLILDPWLRATLRVAIEVAVFRDPSERTRQHLKGLAQFLSRKTHPYVGYYYYDLLPRVLEYVPVIDTEEKRLKWDYLFPEWFIGKVRELVGDEAEDLLRALNETLPTSIRVNLLKSSVGEVEDYLMKKDVRFERSTRVETIIRILDPFNPEWLLNKGYAIAQEEAAAVASLVLSPKPGETVVDLAAAPGGKTSHMAELMNNEGKIYAFDVDKARIKRMNEVLRRTGVEIAETIRADGRRAPAMLGEEIADRVMLDAPCTSDGTIAKNPELRWRLREKNIPRVVKLQRKLIESAWRLLRPGGRMLYSTCSMFREENEGVVEWFLKGHPDARLVPLEGPYDGGFLPGTMRAWPHRHKTIGFFYALIEKGQ
- a CDS encoding METTL5 family protein; translation: MRKKHLAITLSRLEGFRNPKPELEQYRTPGNVAAELLWLAHSRGDIEDRVVADLGAGTGVLTVGACILGAERVYAVEIDRNAIDVLLGNLESLGLADCVEVVHSDVSEFSGSVDTVVMNPPFGSQNPHADRPFLIKAFEVSDVVYSIHLAKPDVRRFIEAFVRDFNFSITHRVTLPFEIPAQFFFHRKKLERISVDVYRFQRV
- a CDS encoding diphthamide synthesis protein; this translates as QKFGVITSTKKGQLRLAEARRIVKLLREHGKYARLIAMNHINYPALEGFDFDAYVVVACPRVPIDDYENWRKPVLTPTEVEIVLGLREDYAFDEILGGKREIDEPVGMALHGVRG